Proteins encoded together in one Variovorax paradoxus EPS window:
- a CDS encoding response regulator — MKILIADDHRLVIEAVKAKLSELEPGIEFVLAMSVDELLAGANDDLDLAVIDLNMPGADGQAHIDEIRRRHPAVPVIVLSGYEDPAIMRSALERGVLGFIPKAYSPEVMLSAVRLVLAGGVYVPPMMLTALPPGIVAGVAPQGGGGEVLTRGGGGAGQTLEHLRSVLTERQVEVLQLLSQGKPNKLIGRSLGISEGTVKIHLAAIFRALNVRNRTEAVVAAQALTEAQQA, encoded by the coding sequence ATGAAAATCCTGATCGCCGACGACCACCGGCTCGTCATCGAGGCGGTCAAAGCCAAGTTGTCGGAACTGGAGCCCGGCATCGAATTCGTCCTGGCGATGAGCGTCGACGAATTGCTTGCAGGCGCGAACGACGACCTCGACCTGGCCGTGATCGATCTCAACATGCCCGGCGCGGACGGCCAGGCGCACATCGACGAAATCCGCCGCCGCCATCCGGCCGTGCCGGTGATCGTGCTGTCGGGCTACGAAGACCCGGCCATCATGCGCAGCGCGCTCGAACGCGGTGTGCTCGGATTCATTCCCAAAGCCTACTCACCCGAAGTCATGCTCTCGGCCGTGCGCCTGGTGCTGGCGGGCGGCGTGTACGTGCCGCCGATGATGCTGACGGCGCTGCCGCCGGGCATCGTGGCCGGCGTGGCGCCGCAGGGCGGTGGTGGCGAGGTGCTGACGCGCGGCGGCGGCGGCGCCGGCCAGACGCTGGAGCACCTGCGCAGCGTGCTGACCGAGCGGCAGGTCGAGGTGCTGCAGCTGCTCTCGCAGGGCAAGCCGAACAAGCTGATCGGGCGCAGCCTGGGCATCAGCGAAGGCACGGTGAAGATCCATCTGGCTGCGATCTTCCGGGCGCTGAATGTGCGCAACCGGACCGAGGCTGTGGTGGCTGCGCAGGCTTTGACCGAGGCGCAGCAGGCTTGA
- a CDS encoding MSMEG_0569 family flavin-dependent oxidoreductase, which yields MSYPYGGRSHYSVVIVGGGQAGLSLSHCLQQRGIDHLVIEKRSLVHSWRTQRWDSFCLVTPNWQCQLPGWGYLGSDPHGFMVKDQINDWLAGFVAHVKAPAIEGVTVERVSRVQGAGERDRFMVQTDTGLYTADQVVVASGGYHRPIVPRLAEKLPATVAQYHSAQYRNPAQLPEGAVLVVGCGQSGAQIAEDLHLAGRKVHLATGNAPRCARFYRGREVVDWLADMKYYDMPVTEHPLREGVRDNTNHYVTGRDGGRDIDLRRFAREGMELYGLLSGFDGGSFELQPNLRENLDSADATYNRINASIDKFIAAQGLEAPPPSVYTPVWEPAEERTRLDLAAGGITSVVWCIGFSPDFAWVDAPVFNGRGAPVHQRGVTNEPGLYFLGLPWLHTWGSGRFSGVARDAEFLAEAIEERKMGLRGSTMEAPSAPALRAA from the coding sequence ATGTCCTATCCCTACGGCGGACGCAGCCACTACAGCGTCGTCATCGTCGGCGGCGGCCAGGCCGGCCTGTCGCTGAGCCACTGCCTGCAGCAGCGCGGCATCGACCACCTGGTGATCGAGAAACGGAGCCTCGTGCACAGCTGGCGCACCCAGCGCTGGGATTCGTTCTGCCTCGTCACGCCCAACTGGCAGTGCCAGCTGCCGGGCTGGGGCTACCTCGGCAGCGATCCGCACGGCTTCATGGTCAAGGACCAGATCAACGACTGGCTCGCCGGCTTCGTCGCGCATGTGAAGGCGCCTGCCATCGAAGGCGTCACCGTCGAACGCGTGTCCCGCGTGCAGGGCGCGGGCGAACGCGACCGCTTCATGGTGCAGACCGACACCGGCCTCTACACCGCCGACCAGGTGGTCGTCGCCTCGGGCGGCTACCACCGCCCGATCGTGCCGCGCCTGGCCGAGAAGCTGCCGGCCACCGTCGCGCAGTACCACTCGGCGCAGTACCGCAACCCGGCGCAACTGCCCGAGGGCGCGGTGCTCGTGGTGGGCTGCGGCCAGTCAGGCGCGCAGATCGCCGAAGACCTCCACCTGGCCGGCCGCAAGGTCCACCTGGCCACCGGCAACGCGCCGCGCTGCGCGCGCTTCTACCGCGGCCGCGAAGTGGTCGACTGGCTCGCCGACATGAAGTACTACGACATGCCCGTCACCGAGCACCCGCTGCGCGAAGGCGTGCGCGACAACACCAATCACTACGTGACCGGCCGCGACGGCGGGCGCGACATCGACCTGCGCCGCTTCGCGCGCGAAGGCATGGAGCTTTATGGCCTCCTGAGCGGCTTCGACGGCGGCAGCTTCGAGCTGCAGCCCAACCTGCGCGAGAACCTCGACAGCGCCGACGCCACCTACAACCGCATCAACGCATCGATCGACAAGTTCATCGCCGCGCAGGGCCTCGAGGCGCCGCCGCCCTCGGTCTACACGCCCGTGTGGGAGCCGGCGGAAGAACGCACCCGGCTCGACCTTGCGGCGGGGGGCATCACCAGCGTGGTCTGGTGCATCGGCTTCTCGCCCGACTTCGCCTGGGTGGACGCGCCGGTCTTCAACGGCCGCGGCGCACCGGTGCACCAGCGCGGCGTGACCAACGAGCCGGGCCTGTATTTCCTCGGCCTGCCGTGGCTGCACACCTGGGGGTCGGGCCGCTTTTCGGGCGTCGCGCGCGATGCGGAGTTTCTCGCCGAAGCGATCGAAGAAAGAAAGATGGGGTTGCGCGGCAGCACGATGGAAGCACCATCGGCTCCCGCATTGCGAGCAGCCTAA
- a CDS encoding MSMEG_0570 family nitrogen starvation response protein: protein MPVMHFHVRWPDASETRCYSPSSVVQEFFAPGERYALEEFLQRTRQALGMASERVRARYGFACSQAMDQLAEIERIAARFTGIADAEVTVVAVD, encoded by the coding sequence ATGCCCGTGATGCACTTCCACGTGCGCTGGCCCGACGCCAGCGAAACGCGCTGCTACTCGCCCTCGTCCGTGGTGCAGGAGTTCTTTGCTCCCGGCGAGCGCTACGCCCTCGAAGAATTTTTGCAGCGCACTCGCCAAGCCTTGGGCATGGCCTCCGAACGCGTGCGCGCCAGGTACGGCTTCGCGTGTTCGCAGGCCATGGACCAGCTCGCCGAGATCGAGCGCATCGCCGCCCGCTTCACCGGCATCGCCGATGCCGAGGTCACCGTCGTCGCCGTCGACTGA
- a CDS encoding sll0787 family AIR synthase-like protein, which yields MTTSVHDIAEALRATRGFAHKRDISDVVFALGRSLPGGHAALAQAVPIGDDCAAIPDGHGGYLLFAIEGLVEDFIVRMPWFAGYCGVMVNVSDIYAMGGRPTAVVDALWSTGMNPADDVLRGLAEAAVRYGVPIVGGHSNNRSERPQLAVAILGHARKLLTSFDAKPGDLLVMAADLRGAYEEPFPYWNASTTAPAARLRADLEVLPALAEDGLCCAGKDISMAGAVGTAMMLLECSGVGARIDIDALPRPDGAPLMRWLSAFPSYGFMLSVKPAQVAEVLSRFAARDIACAVVGEVDATRQVRLRANGEEALLWDFGSDAFIQPPQRQQQEALACP from the coding sequence ATGACGACCAGCGTCCACGACATCGCAGAAGCCCTGCGCGCCACGCGCGGCTTCGCCCACAAGCGCGACATCAGCGACGTGGTCTTCGCACTCGGCCGGTCGCTGCCCGGTGGCCATGCCGCACTCGCGCAGGCTGTGCCGATCGGCGACGACTGCGCCGCGATTCCCGATGGCCATGGCGGCTACCTTCTGTTCGCCATCGAAGGACTGGTCGAAGACTTCATCGTGCGGATGCCGTGGTTCGCGGGCTACTGCGGCGTGATGGTCAACGTGAGCGACATCTACGCGATGGGCGGGCGCCCGACTGCGGTTGTCGATGCGCTCTGGAGCACCGGCATGAACCCGGCCGACGACGTGCTGCGCGGTCTCGCGGAGGCGGCCGTGCGCTATGGCGTGCCCATCGTCGGCGGACACAGCAACAACCGCAGCGAGCGTCCGCAGCTCGCGGTCGCGATCCTCGGCCATGCGCGCAAGCTGCTCACCAGCTTCGATGCGAAGCCCGGCGACCTGCTGGTGATGGCGGCTGACCTGCGCGGCGCGTACGAGGAGCCCTTTCCGTACTGGAACGCATCGACCACCGCACCGGCCGCGCGGCTGCGTGCGGATCTCGAGGTGCTGCCCGCGCTGGCCGAGGACGGCCTCTGTTGCGCAGGGAAGGACATCAGCATGGCCGGCGCCGTCGGCACGGCCATGATGCTGCTGGAGTGCTCCGGTGTCGGCGCGCGCATCGACATCGATGCATTGCCGCGGCCGGATGGCGCGCCGCTGATGCGCTGGCTCTCGGCTTTCCCGAGCTATGGCTTCATGCTCAGCGTGAAGCCCGCGCAGGTGGCGGAGGTCCTGAGCCGTTTCGCCGCTCGCGACATCGCCTGCGCAGTGGTCGGCGAGGTCGATGCAACGCGGCAGGTGCGCCTGCGCGCGAACGGCGAGGAGGCGCTGCTGTGGGACTTCGGCAGCGACGCCTTCATCCAGCCGCCGCAGCGACAGCAGCAGGAGGCGCTCGCATGCCCGTGA
- a CDS encoding MSMEG_0567/Sll0786 family nitrogen starvation N-acetyltransferase — MLCIDDLSELDLHYAPVEYLVREAAQQWERDEAMALRRAVFCIEQGIFARDDRDATDDRSQLLVAMSCNGGMPEQVVGTVRIHRGEAEGEWWGSRLAVHPAFRSQGHLGVTLIRLAVSRANALGCAAFFAQVQMQNVPLFRKLGWQLLEETAVHGRPHARMQADLGWYPPCHDPVSGFVTRAKVLA, encoded by the coding sequence ATGCTTTGCATCGATGACCTGAGCGAACTCGACCTGCACTACGCGCCCGTCGAATACCTGGTGCGCGAGGCCGCGCAGCAGTGGGAGCGCGACGAGGCGATGGCGCTGCGCCGCGCGGTGTTCTGCATCGAGCAGGGCATCTTCGCGCGCGACGACCGCGACGCGACGGACGACCGCTCGCAACTGTTGGTCGCGATGTCGTGCAACGGCGGCATGCCCGAGCAGGTGGTGGGCACGGTGCGCATCCATCGCGGCGAGGCGGAGGGCGAATGGTGGGGTTCTCGCCTTGCGGTGCACCCTGCGTTCCGCAGCCAGGGGCATCTTGGCGTGACGCTGATCCGGCTGGCCGTCTCGCGCGCCAACGCGCTGGGCTGCGCCGCTTTCTTCGCGCAGGTGCAGATGCAGAACGTGCCGCTGTTCCGCAAGCTCGGCTGGCAGCTGCTCGAAGAAACCGCCGTGCACGGCCGCCCGCATGCGCGCATGCAGGCCGACCTCGGCTGGTATCCGCCTTGCCACGACCCGGTGAGCGGCTTCGTCACGCGCGCGAAGGTGCTGGCATGA
- a CDS encoding MSMEG_0568 family radical SAM protein, producing MTELQSFGLRLVDPSAGVASRRGGAGPSDHKAVTVDGHTIMVPVHTSTAWHSPFTAEAPDAEGMSRVMRGSIPIASISFPKQPRFYAMQTFDGVPYSHIATLHGSDVLATTVLQTCIRYESRKKSCKFCAIGQSLAAGRTIARKTPEQLAEVARAAVLLDGVKHMVMTTGTPNATDRGAAILCESAFAIKAAVDIPIQGQCEPPDDDQWFHRMKAAGIDTLGMHLEVVTPEVRDRIMPGKASVPVSRYMSAFEAAVGVFGRGQVSTYILAGLGDTREAILDTCDQLLARGVYPFVVPFVPISGTPLEDHPAPSPEFMKSLLAPLGERVVAAGLRSADIKAGCGKCGACSSLSVYES from the coding sequence ATGACCGAGCTCCAGTCCTTCGGGTTGCGGCTGGTTGATCCTTCGGCCGGCGTCGCAAGCCGCCGCGGCGGCGCGGGCCCTTCGGACCACAAGGCCGTGACGGTGGACGGCCACACGATCATGGTGCCGGTCCACACCTCCACCGCCTGGCACTCGCCCTTCACGGCGGAAGCGCCCGATGCAGAGGGCATGAGCCGCGTGATGCGCGGCAGCATCCCGATCGCGAGCATCAGCTTTCCGAAGCAGCCGCGCTTCTACGCGATGCAGACCTTCGACGGCGTGCCCTATTCGCACATCGCCACGCTGCACGGCAGCGACGTGCTCGCCACCACGGTGCTGCAGACCTGCATCCGCTACGAGAGCCGCAAGAAGAGCTGCAAGTTCTGTGCGATCGGCCAGTCGCTCGCGGCCGGCCGCACCATCGCGCGCAAGACGCCCGAGCAGCTCGCCGAAGTGGCGCGCGCGGCCGTGCTGCTCGATGGCGTCAAGCACATGGTGATGACCACCGGCACGCCCAATGCCACCGACCGCGGCGCGGCCATCCTCTGCGAGAGTGCGTTCGCGATCAAGGCCGCGGTCGACATCCCGATCCAGGGCCAGTGCGAGCCACCCGACGACGACCAATGGTTCCACCGCATGAAGGCCGCCGGCATCGACACGCTCGGCATGCACCTCGAGGTGGTGACGCCCGAGGTGCGTGACCGGATCATGCCGGGCAAGGCGAGCGTGCCGGTCTCGCGCTACATGAGCGCGTTCGAGGCGGCGGTCGGCGTGTTCGGGCGCGGCCAGGTCAGCACCTACATCCTGGCCGGCCTCGGCGACACGCGCGAAGCGATCCTCGACACCTGCGACCAGCTGCTCGCACGCGGCGTGTACCCCTTCGTCGTGCCCTTCGTGCCGATCAGCGGCACGCCGCTCGAAGACCATCCCGCGCCCTCGCCCGAGTTCATGAAGTCGCTGCTCGCGCCGCTCGGCGAACGCGTGGTGGCCGCAGGCCTGCGCTCGGCCGATATCAAGGCCGGCTGCGGCAAATGCGGCGCGTGCTCGTCTCTATCGGTCTACGAAAGCTGA
- a CDS encoding Nit6803 family nitrilase: protein MASTPRIVRAAAIQIAPDFERPDGTLDRVCSAIDEAASKGAQLAVFPETFVPYYPYFSFVLPPVLQGAPHLQLVDRAVVVPGPVTQAVAERARARNMVVVLGVNERDHGSLYNTQLVFDSDGTLALKRRKITPTYHERMVWGMGDGAGLKVVDTAIGRVGALACWEHYNPLARYALMAQHEEIHCAQFPGSLVGPIFAEQMEVTIRHHALESGCFVVNATGWLTDEQIRSVTPDTNLQKALRGGCHTAIVSPEGKHLAPPLTEGEGMVIADMDMALIAKRKRMMDSVGHYARPELLSLAINDRPAQSTVPMHLTQPQPLASRSPDHDHHDDAATARQPAVDDRAPVLRVAAG, encoded by the coding sequence ATGGCTTCCACACCCCGCATCGTGCGTGCCGCGGCGATCCAGATCGCGCCCGACTTCGAGCGCCCCGACGGCACGCTCGACCGGGTGTGCAGCGCCATCGACGAGGCCGCATCCAAGGGCGCGCAGCTCGCGGTCTTTCCCGAGACCTTCGTGCCCTACTACCCCTACTTCAGCTTCGTGCTGCCGCCGGTGCTGCAGGGCGCACCGCACCTGCAACTGGTGGATCGCGCGGTGGTCGTGCCCGGCCCGGTCACGCAGGCCGTGGCGGAGCGCGCCCGCGCGCGCAACATGGTCGTGGTGCTCGGCGTGAACGAGCGCGACCACGGCAGCCTCTACAACACGCAGCTGGTGTTCGACTCCGACGGCACGCTCGCGCTCAAGCGCCGGAAGATCACGCCGACCTATCACGAGCGCATGGTCTGGGGCATGGGCGACGGCGCGGGCCTGAAGGTGGTGGACACCGCCATCGGCCGCGTTGGCGCGCTCGCCTGTTGGGAGCACTACAACCCGCTCGCGCGCTATGCACTGATGGCGCAGCACGAAGAGATCCACTGCGCGCAGTTCCCCGGCTCACTGGTCGGGCCGATCTTCGCGGAGCAGATGGAAGTGACCATCCGCCATCACGCGCTCGAATCGGGCTGCTTCGTGGTCAACGCCACCGGCTGGCTCACCGACGAGCAGATCCGCTCGGTCACGCCCGACACGAATCTGCAGAAGGCGCTGCGCGGCGGCTGCCACACCGCCATCGTCTCGCCCGAGGGCAAGCACCTCGCGCCGCCGCTCACCGAGGGCGAAGGCATGGTGATCGCCGACATGGACATGGCGCTCATCGCCAAGCGCAAGCGAATGATGGATTCGGTCGGCCACTACGCGCGGCCCGAGCTGCTGTCGCTCGCCATCAACGACCGGCCGGCGCAGTCCACGGTGCCGATGCATCTCACGCAACCCCAACCCCTTGCCTCACGGAGCCCCGACCATGACCACCACGACGACGCAGCAACAGCAAGACAGCCGGCAGTTGATGACCGAGCTCCAGTCCTTCGGGTTGCGGCTGGTTGA
- a CDS encoding MSMEG_0572/Sll0783 family nitrogen starvation response protein gives MPKVTRPRNEKGEFLVDYEEKVFEDVKADPGEKALVTFHTVAFEGSIGFVNLLQATRLRRKGYETSVLLYGPGVTLGVQRGFPTLGDEAFPGHQNFNKQISKFMEEGGKVYACRFALQALYGHGEGALIEGITPINPLDVLDLVLLHKKAGAVILDTWTL, from the coding sequence ATGCCCAAAGTCACCCGCCCCCGCAACGAGAAAGGCGAGTTCCTCGTCGACTACGAAGAGAAGGTGTTCGAAGACGTCAAGGCCGACCCTGGCGAGAAGGCGCTCGTCACCTTCCACACCGTCGCCTTCGAAGGTTCCATCGGCTTCGTGAACCTGCTGCAGGCCACGCGCCTGCGGCGCAAGGGCTACGAGACCTCGGTGCTGCTCTACGGCCCCGGCGTCACGCTGGGCGTGCAGCGCGGCTTTCCGACGTTGGGCGACGAGGCCTTTCCGGGCCACCAGAACTTCAACAAGCAGATCAGCAAGTTCATGGAAGAAGGCGGCAAGGTGTACGCCTGCCGCTTCGCGCTGCAGGCGCTGTACGGCCATGGCGAAGGCGCGCTGATCGAGGGCATCACGCCGATCAACCCGCTGGACGTGCTCGACCTCGTGCTGCTGCACAAGAAGGCCGGCGCCGTCATCCTCGATACCTGGACCCTGTAA
- a CDS encoding PLP-dependent aminotransferase family protein: MTTITAHWKKQLRNSDRPAYLLLAELIADDIKTGRLGVRDRLPTLRELAADLDLNYTTVARGYAEARKRGLIDSRAGTGTFIRSGSPSLRLRGGSGAEMTMNMPPEPDDEHLMARLHESASRAFAEIDFHDLLRYQDFGGTAHDREVAMQWLRPFVPHASVDRILVCPGIHGVLTALFSQLARPGELICVESLTYPGVKAIAAQLGVQLHALQLDDDGPIADAFEHACKTLKPKALYCNPTLLNPTAGTVSRARREALADVALRYAIPIIEDDAYGMLPRQTPATIATLAPALTYYVSGFSKCFGAGLRSAYVCSPTVVQSQRLAGAMRATTVMASPITNALTTLWVEDGTTEAMLQAVRAESVARQLLAMRHLGDSGLQAHPEGFHAWLPLTPGWSPVEFASYLRTQNVGVVASAAFSTDGDPPDAVRICLGGPMSREQCDQALRLIADTLAHPLHPHATLRTGGG; encoded by the coding sequence ATGACCACGATCACTGCCCATTGGAAGAAGCAGCTGCGCAACAGCGACCGGCCTGCCTACCTGCTGCTGGCCGAACTGATCGCCGACGACATCAAGACCGGGCGGCTGGGCGTGCGCGATCGCCTGCCCACGCTGCGCGAGCTCGCGGCCGACCTCGACCTCAACTACACAACCGTGGCGCGCGGCTATGCCGAAGCACGCAAGCGCGGCCTCATCGATTCGCGCGCGGGCACCGGCACCTTCATCCGTTCGGGCAGCCCGAGCCTGCGCCTGCGCGGCGGCAGCGGCGCCGAGATGACGATGAACATGCCGCCCGAGCCCGACGACGAACACCTGATGGCGCGGCTGCACGAGAGCGCGAGCCGCGCCTTCGCCGAGATCGACTTCCACGACCTGCTGCGCTACCAGGACTTCGGTGGCACCGCGCACGACCGCGAGGTGGCGATGCAGTGGCTGCGGCCGTTCGTGCCGCACGCGAGCGTGGACCGCATCCTCGTGTGCCCCGGCATCCACGGTGTGCTCACCGCGTTGTTCTCGCAGCTCGCGCGGCCGGGCGAACTGATCTGCGTGGAGTCGCTCACCTACCCGGGCGTAAAGGCCATCGCGGCGCAACTGGGCGTGCAATTGCATGCGCTGCAGCTCGACGACGACGGCCCCATCGCCGATGCCTTCGAGCACGCCTGCAAGACGCTCAAGCCCAAGGCGCTGTACTGCAACCCGACGCTCTTGAACCCGACCGCCGGCACCGTGTCGCGCGCTCGCCGCGAGGCGCTCGCCGACGTGGCCCTGCGCTATGCGATTCCGATCATCGAGGACGACGCCTACGGCATGCTGCCGCGCCAGACGCCCGCCACCATCGCCACGCTGGCACCCGCGCTCACCTATTACGTGAGCGGGTTCTCCAAGTGCTTCGGCGCGGGGCTGCGCAGCGCGTATGTGTGCTCACCGACGGTCGTGCAGTCGCAGCGCCTCGCGGGCGCGATGCGCGCCACCACCGTCATGGCCTCGCCGATCACCAATGCGTTGACGACGCTGTGGGTGGAAGACGGCACGACCGAGGCGATGCTGCAGGCGGTGCGCGCCGAATCGGTGGCGCGGCAACTGCTCGCGATGCGCCATCTGGGCGACAGCGGTCTGCAGGCGCACCCTGAAGGCTTCCATGCGTGGCTGCCGCTCACGCCAGGGTGGAGTCCGGTGGAGTTCGCGTCGTACCTGCGCACGCAGAACGTGGGCGTGGTGGCGAGCGCGGCGTTCTCGACCGACGGCGATCCGCCGGACGCGGTGCGCATCTGCCTCGGCGGGCCGATGTCGCGGGAGCAGTGCGACCAGGCGCTGCGGCTCATCGCGGACACGCTGGCGCATCCGCTGCATCCGCACGCGACGCTCAGGACGGGCGGTGGATGA
- a CDS encoding NUDIX hydrolase → MTATTPAPAPVPIPTPRPIRTAATLVVLRDGSEGLEALMLRRAEKANDQNSGASVFPGGVLDAHDRHLHALCAGLDDATASARLAVPEGGLDFYAAAIRECFEEAGLLFANDAENLPVQLLDLPSGELATMRDAAEQGTDALLAMCRQRGWCLAGDRVVYFGHWLTPPGMPRRFDTRFFVALMPAGQEVQPDGRETVEHMWLRPADALDPARGLKLMNVTRRVLQQLDAFQRADEFMAHARQLREIPLNMPRLADGSEGRRAVNIEEPAYDEIGHLDPEGRGDARYALEAGLVTRLSKRAIRVVGNAGDNSYLVGGSEGWALIGAAILDDALRAVAPGPVRWTVTAQSNWPDGTLDLGGATLQILKSGGGTPSFLLVEERMLFTGRDVVTTGKNDAIEWIAPSQGFIHRPS, encoded by the coding sequence ATGACCGCCACGACGCCCGCCCCTGCTCCCGTTCCCATTCCCACACCCCGCCCCATCCGCACCGCCGCCACGCTGGTCGTCCTGCGCGACGGCAGCGAAGGCCTCGAAGCCCTGATGCTGCGCCGGGCCGAGAAGGCCAATGACCAGAACAGCGGCGCCAGCGTTTTCCCGGGCGGCGTGCTCGATGCGCACGACCGCCACCTGCATGCGCTGTGCGCCGGCCTCGACGACGCCACGGCCAGCGCGCGCCTCGCGGTGCCCGAAGGCGGACTCGACTTCTACGCGGCCGCCATCCGCGAGTGCTTCGAAGAGGCCGGTCTTCTCTTCGCGAACGATGCCGAGAACCTTCCGGTTCAACTGCTCGACCTGCCCTCCGGCGAACTCGCCACGATGCGCGATGCCGCCGAGCAAGGCACCGATGCGCTGCTCGCCATGTGCAGGCAGCGCGGCTGGTGCCTCGCCGGCGACCGCGTCGTCTATTTCGGCCACTGGCTCACGCCGCCCGGCATGCCGCGCCGCTTCGACACGCGCTTTTTCGTCGCGCTGATGCCCGCCGGGCAAGAGGTGCAGCCGGACGGCCGCGAGACCGTCGAACACATGTGGCTGCGCCCGGCCGATGCGCTGGACCCGGCGCGCGGCTTGAAGCTGATGAACGTGACGCGGCGCGTGCTGCAGCAGCTCGATGCCTTCCAGCGCGCCGACGAATTCATGGCGCACGCGCGGCAGTTGCGCGAGATTCCGCTGAACATGCCGAGGCTCGCGGACGGCTCCGAAGGCCGCCGCGCCGTGAACATCGAAGAGCCCGCGTATGACGAGATCGGCCACCTCGATCCCGAGGGCCGCGGCGATGCGCGCTATGCGCTCGAAGCCGGCCTTGTCACCCGGCTGTCCAAACGGGCGATCCGCGTGGTGGGCAACGCCGGCGACAACAGCTATCTCGTCGGCGGATCGGAAGGCTGGGCATTGATCGGCGCCGCGATCCTGGACGACGCCCTACGCGCCGTCGCGCCCGGTCCGGTGCGCTGGACCGTCACGGCGCAATCCAACTGGCCCGATGGCACGCTGGACCTCGGCGGCGCCACGCTTCAGATATTGAAGAGCGGCGGCGGCACGCCAAGCTTTCTTCTGGTCGAAGAGCGCATGCTTTTCACGGGCCGCGACGTGGTGACGACCGGGAAGAACGACGCCATCGAATGGATCGCCCCGTCACAAGGCTTCATCCACCGCCCGTCCTGA
- a CDS encoding Bug family tripartite tricarboxylate transporter substrate binding protein has protein sequence MHRIPATRLRSATTAALLGLLAIASAHAQDRYPTKAIRLVVPFPAGTAPDVMARYWGDRVSKQLQQPVIMENRAGASTIVGTQAAVAAPADGYTLLYTASGTVTINPFAYKKLPYQPQDLVPVTRMLSIPLVVSVPTESPHKTLADLIKAAKAKPGQVSYASYGMGTVPHMSMAYFANSAGLALNHIPYRDGGLTDLIGGRVDVAFSPIADVLPYIKAGKVRPLAVSSVRRLDSLAQVPTVAESFPGFEGDSWHGVFALKGTPQSVIDQLGAVSRRIAESGEYRQYLSDFGLVPVGGSPADFSQVIEAESKRWAKVVKDNSISLE, from the coding sequence ATGCACCGCATCCCAGCCACTCGCCTGCGATCAGCCACGACGGCCGCCCTGCTCGGCCTGCTCGCCATCGCTTCCGCACACGCACAGGACCGCTACCCCACCAAGGCCATCCGGCTGGTGGTGCCGTTCCCCGCCGGCACCGCGCCCGATGTGATGGCGCGCTACTGGGGCGACCGGGTGAGCAAGCAACTGCAGCAGCCGGTGATCATGGAAAACCGGGCCGGCGCATCGACCATCGTCGGCACGCAGGCCGCCGTCGCTGCGCCCGCGGACGGCTACACGCTGCTCTACACCGCGAGCGGCACGGTCACGATCAATCCCTTTGCGTACAAGAAGCTGCCCTACCAGCCGCAGGACCTGGTGCCGGTCACGCGCATGCTGTCCATCCCGCTCGTGGTTTCGGTGCCGACGGAGTCGCCCCACAAGACGCTGGCCGACCTCATCAAGGCGGCCAAGGCGAAGCCCGGCCAGGTGAGCTACGCGTCCTACGGCATGGGCACCGTGCCCCACATGTCGATGGCCTATTTCGCCAACAGCGCGGGGCTGGCGCTCAACCACATTCCCTATCGCGACGGCGGCCTGACCGACCTGATCGGCGGCCGGGTGGACGTGGCGTTCTCGCCCATCGCGGACGTGCTGCCCTACATCAAGGCAGGCAAGGTCCGGCCCCTGGCCGTGTCCAGTGTCCGCAGGCTCGACTCGCTGGCCCAGGTGCCGACCGTGGCGGAGAGTTTTCCAGGCTTCGAAGGCGATTCGTGGCACGGCGTCTTCGCGCTCAAGGGAACGCCGCAATCGGTCATCGACCAGCTGGGTGCGGTGTCGCGCCGCATCGCGGAGTCGGGCGAGTACCGCCAGTACCTGAGCGACTTCGGGCTGGTGCCGGTGGGCGGCTCGCCGGCGGATTTCTCCCAGGTCATCGAGGCCGAGTCGAAGCGCTGGGCCAAGGTGGTCAAGGACAACAGCATCTCGCTGGAGTAG